From the genome of Vanessa tameamea isolate UH-Manoa-2023 chromosome 16, ilVanTame1 primary haplotype, whole genome shotgun sequence, one region includes:
- the LOC135193702 gene encoding large ribosomal subunit protein eL18, with protein MGVDINHKHDRKVRRTEVKSQDVYLRLLVKLYRYLARRTNAKFNTIVLRRLFMSRINRAPISLSRLARHMKKPTREGLIAVVVGTVTNDVRLYTVPKMSVAALHVTEKARARILAAGGEILTFDQLALRAPTGRKTVLVQGCRNAREAVRHFGPAPGAPRSHTKPYVRSKGHERSRPSRRSNV; from the exons ATG gGTGTCGACATCAACCATAAACACGACAGGAAAGTTAGGCGTACCGAAGTTAAATCTCAGGATGTATACTTGAGGTTGCTtgttaaa TTATACAGATACTTGGCCAGACGTACAAATGCCAAGTTCAACACGATTGTCTTGCGACGGCTGTTCATGAGCCGTATCAACCGGGCGCCCATTTCTTTGTCACGTCTTGCTCGCCACATGAAGAAACCCACCCGTGAGGGTCTGATTGCTGTGGTTGTCGGAACCGTTACCAACGACGTCAGGCTGTATACAGTACCTAAGATGTCTGTTGCTGCACTTCATGTGACTGAAAAGGCACGCGCCCGTATCTTGGCTGCTGGAG gtGAGATTCTAACTTTCGACCAGTTGGCACTCCGTGCTCCCACCGGCCGCAAGACTGTTCTGGTTCAAGGATGTAGAAATGCCCGTGAAGCTGTACGTCACTTTGGTCCTGCACCAGGTGCACCACGCTCACACACTAAGCCTTATGTACGCTCAAAGGGCCATGAGCGTTCAAGACCGAGCCGTCGCTCAAATGTgtaa
- the Bhd gene encoding folliculin: protein MNAIVGLCHFCEAHGPRPLFCTFTTDNDAHTTESSNCAVQCSGCTSVGPETVYVSRDDDGIIFCSRESVPNADVTAFLRQAALRSITCEVSWSKEGGVVYFSDTQGHVLSLMFHLKDTRARGLKRLFSIVVLMKDKMLLLNVTPVLSEHMQKIAKELQQLADIVYDNEQSICSQRALRLNTGRNDFGQSRSLTQLTGDDDIFKKLHSHFTWMLRTGAVTYSETLYTSQDLLKKLNPQMTIGTIFDESACMVTENDDISLRELENLLTNAVFRIILYCTLTGIDIEIKSKQTEPSKIINSLSRLLPSSNNNTGLKIRPINVVPAAQSPDVCILEEMDNSNFSCKWSGTLPTKCPTLMNKIVNAMTNKKFNDVVLHQHIKSLTVEWLGIAKTIKMALQSSGKSDAVTKLKQILGVSPNDELLVNYWSQSFCCL from the exons atgaaTGCAATTGTTGGTTTGTGCCATTTTTGTGAAGCTCATGGGCCTCGACCATTGTTCTGTACATTTACAACAGACAATGATGCACATACAACTGAGTCATCGAATTGCGCAGTTCAATGTAGTGGATGTACTTCTGTAGGACCTGAAACTGTTTACGTATCAAGGGATGATGAcggaattattttttgtagcaGAGAGTCGGTTCCTAACGCTGATGTCACTGCTTTCTTGAGGCAGGCTGCTCTACGAAGTATTACTTGtgaa GTGAGTTGGAGTAAAGAAGGTGGAGTGGTATACTTCAGTGATACCCAAGGACATGTCCTGAGTCTcatgtttcatttaaaagatacaAGGGCGAGGGGTCtcaaaagattattttcaatagTTGTTCTGATGAAAGATAAAATGTTACTTCTTAATGTAACTCCAGTGCTTTCGGAACACATGCAG aaAATTGCAAAGGAACTTCAACAATTAGCAGATATAGTATATGATAATGAACAAAGTATTTGTTCTCAAAGAGCTTTGAGGCTGAATACAGGAAGAAATGATTTTGGCCAGTCTAGATCTCTCACACAGCTCACAG GAGacgatgatatttttaaaaaacttcatTCTCATTTCACATGGATGCTAAGGACCGGAGCTGTAACTTACTCAGAAACTCTTTATACAAGTCAAGATTTACTTAAAAAGCTAAACCCTCAAATGACTATTGGGACGATATTTGATGAAAGTGCTTGTATGGTGACAGAAAATGATGATATATCTCTGAGAGAACTAGAAAATTTACTGACAAATGCTGTGTTTAGGATAATTCTATATTGTACTTTGACAGGAATTGAT attgaaataaaaagtaaacaaacagagccatcaaaaataataaatagtttatcaaGATTATTGCCAAGCTCTAACAATAATACTGGTCTAAAGATCAGACCGATAAATGTGGTACCAGCTGCACAGTCACCAGATGTATGTATTTTAGAAGAAATGGATAACAGTAATTTCAGTTGCAAATGGAGTGGCACATTGCCAACCAAAT GTCCTACCTTGATGAACAAAATAGTGAATGctatgacaaataaaaaattcaatgatgTTGTTTTACATCAACATATAAAATCCTTAACAGTTGAGTGGTTAGG AATTGCGAAAACTATCAAGATGGCTTTACAATCTTCTGGAAAGTCAGATGCAGTTACcaagttaaaacaaatattaggaGTTTCACCAAACGATGAATTGTTGGTGAATTATTGGTCACAATCGTTCTGTTGTTTATAA
- the LOC113395555 gene encoding cytochrome c1, heme protein, mitochondrial, with protein sequence MAAAVGRICGARLLKNYGIVGPKVRQLSTTAKGWTKNRKLLLSTLGVVGGGVGALLFALEQSVEASDDRAHAFHQPWSHDGWFQSLDHASVRRGYEVYKQVCKACHSLQYIAFRNLVNVTHTEDEAKAEAAEVTVKDGPDEEGNYFERPGKLSDYLPSPYPNENAARAANNGAYPPDLSLIVSARKGGEDYIFALLTGYMDAPAGIILREGQNYNPYFPGGAISMAQVLFDEAAEYSDGTPATASQLAKDVATFLRWCSEPELDDRRLMTIKAIGIFSVLAAIVYYYKRHKWSTLKSRKLAYKPVSKK encoded by the exons ATGGCGGCCGCCGTAGGCAGGATTTGTGGGGCACGACTTTTGAAAAATTATGGGATAGTTGGACCCAAg GTCCGTCAGCTGTCCACCACTGCTAAGGGATGGACAAAGAATAGGAAATTG TTGTTATCCACATTGGGTGTGGTTGGTGGTGGAGTAGGTGCTCTACTGTTTGCCCTAGAGCAATCTGTTGAAGCTTCTGATGATAGGGCCCATGCATTTCACCAGCCTTGGAGCCATGATGGCTGGTTCCAATCTTTAGACCATGCAAG tGTTCGTCGTGGCTATGAAGTATACAAGCAAGTGTGCAAAGCCTGTCATTCTCTGCAATACATTGCTTTCCGTAACTTGGTCAATGTTACCCATACTGAAGACGAAGCAAAGGCTGAAGCAGCTGAG gTGACGGTAAAAGATGGTCCCGATGAAGAAGGCAACTACTTTGAGAGACCCGGAAAACTCTCAGACTACTTACCATCTCCATACCCCAATGAGAATGCTGCCAGAGCTGCAAACAAcg gTGCTTACCCACCCGACCTGTCACTCATAGTATCAGCTCGCAAGGGTGGCGAGGACTACATCTTTGCCCTACTGACTGGATATATGGATGCACCAGCTGGAATCATATTGCGAGAGGGACAAAATTACAACCCATACTTCCCTGGCGGTGCTATTTCTATGGCACAAGTGCTGTTCGATGAG GCAGCAGAATATAGTGATGGGACACCAGCAACGGCGTCCCAATTGGCCAAGGACGTTGCCACTTTCCTCCGGTGGTGTTCTGAACCAGAACTTGACGATCGTCGTCTTATGACTATCAAGGCCATAGGCATCTTTTCAGTGTTGGCCGCTATAGTATATTACTATAAACGGCACAAGTGGTCTACACTCAAATCCAGGAAACTAGCCTACAAACCCGTCTCTAAGAAATAA